Part of the Atribacteraceae bacterium genome, ATCAGCGTAGGATTGTTGGCCACCCAACCCCGGACAATCTCCTTAGCCTGGTCGTAGCCGTGCGCCGCTATCAGACTGGACACCAGCGACTGGGTATACGAATGGGTGGCCGGCCTCATCAACAAGCGCCCCTGCCACATGGGGTCAACCAGCGCTTCATAGGTGGAAAGCTCTTCCGGATTTACCCGGTCCGGATGATACATGATGGTGCGCACGCGCTTGGTCAGGGCCACCCATCGATTCTCCGGATCCCGCAAGTTTTCCGGAATATTGGCAACCAGCACATCGCTGGCCACCGGTGCAAGCAGGCCATCCTGTGCGGCCAACCAGAGGTTGCCGGCATCCACCGCCAGATATATGTCGGCAGGAGTATGTCTGCCTTCGACCCTGATCCGCTCTCGCAAGACCGCATCGCTACCCGTCGTAAAGCGGACGGCAATGCCTGTCTCCGTGGTGAAGGCCTCAAATACTGGTTCCACCCCGTAATGACGAGCAGTGTAAACGTTGACTACCCCTAAATCAGGACGCGCATTCTCCGCTTCGTTCCCGTAACCATACAGCGGGAAAAAGAGCTGCAACATGAGCGCCCCTGCCATGCCAACCATAAACAGCCTCGTGATTTTCCTGCGTAACATCGCGTTCTCTCTCCTTTCGGATTTTGGAAGTTTGGTGCTACTAACTTTTATTTAAAATTTTTTCCCTTCCTCCTCCTGTAGCAGTAGCGAGGGAATTGTTATCAGGGGGACTTTTCCTCTGTTTTGTTCACGTC contains:
- a CDS encoding Fe(3+) ABC transporter substrate-binding protein, yielding MLRRKITRLFMVGMAGALMLQLFFPLYGYGNEAENARPDLGVVNVYTARHYGVEPVFEAFTTETGIAVRFTTGSDAVLRERIRVEGRHTPADIYLAVDAGNLWLAAQDGLLAPVASDVLVANIPENLRDPENRWVALTKRVRTIMYHPDRVNPEELSTYEALVDPMWQGRLLMRPATHSYTQSLVSSLIAAHGYDQAKEIVRGWVANNPTLIDSDTRLLETLAAGGGDLAITNHYYLGRLLEADPAFPVRVFWANQEERGAHVNISGGGVTTHAPNRENAVKFLEWLSSPQGQKLFADSNHEFPANPQVEPHPIIAGFGRFVSDPLSLAELGRLQPDAIKLLDEAGYR